A window from Mus caroli chromosome 2, CAROLI_EIJ_v1.1, whole genome shotgun sequence encodes these proteins:
- the LOC110308830 gene encoding uncharacterized protein LOC110308830: MATMMLFLLTISLTMNSVGCYINHPECAKTDKLLGNWYIIRWAGNLPLPEAKLRSPLPPFVLGKNKIGYLEFRMNISKPIGCVEFKMALNEAKDFPCYFTLWMWHYVSIKFFGGENFGIASLNGITNTVHQMMAMLMGRRNYTADTTLLLDFEDVVIQMGMNKTSIINPPFDDSCEPDKKS; encoded by the exons ATGGCGACCATGATGCTGTTCCTACTGACCATAAGCCTGACCATGAACTCTGTGGGATGCTATATTAATCATCCTGAGTGTGCCAAAACAGACAAG CTTTTAGGAAATTGGTACATAATTCGTTGGGCAGGAAAtcttcctctcccagaagcaAAGCTGAGAAGCCCGCTGCCACCCTTTGTCTTGGGCAAAAACAAAATTGGCTACTTGGAGTTCAGGATGAATATCTC GAAACCCATTGGCTGTGTTGAGTTCAAGATGGCCTTGAATGAAGCAAAGGACTTTCCTTGCTATTTCACTCTGT GGATGTGGCACTATGTTTCCATAAAATTCTTTGGAGGGGAGAACTTTGGTATAGCCAGCTTAAATGGTATAACCAATACTGTACACCAGATGATGGCAATGCTCATGG GTCGCCGTAATTACACTGCAGACACAACATTGCTTTTGGATTTTGAAGACGTTGTGATCCAAATGGGCATGAACAAAACAAGCATCATCAATCCTCCTTTTGATG ATTCCTGTGAACCAGACAAGAAATCCTAG